In a genomic window of Cryptococcus deuterogattii R265 chromosome 12, complete sequence:
- a CDS encoding tRNA (5-methylaminomethyl-2-thiouridylate)-methyltransferase, producing the protein MSELGLREGDHVTVGMSGGVDSATTLRILREFPIHLDVIFMRNWDPLLSESPPESSSSPSSISLAYSSTSPINGEPNLSPCQWERDWNDVLKVAMQVGIPKDSIRLVDLSKEYWSRVFEPAVGVWERGGTPNPDVDCNREIKFGALLDVLPKKDRHFLATGHYGRVAHPPHLGASKLLRATDQSKDQTYYLSQMTEPQLSRAILPLGGLLKTDVRRLAEHWGLPNAKKEESMGVCFIGERGKFGDFISQYTSPPEPGYLISLSGERLAEHKGLWYYTIGQRARVANQLKPMFVAKKGVGEKGTDILVVPGSDHPMLLCKGVHTSEFHWIHRTFPRELLDKEPEKVGIQVRHRMNPVGGRIVVADDTKNVTIEFNESIAGVSPGQVVAVWYDGWCLGSGVINGTTCVGEM; encoded by the exons ATGAGTGAACTCGGTTTGAGGGAAGGTGATCATG TAACTGTTGGTATGTCCGGTGGAGTTGACTCTGCAACAACCTTACGAATACTACGAGAGTTT CCAATCCATCTCGACGTTATATTCATGCGAAACTGGGACCCTCTGCTATCTGAATCGCCTCCtgaatcttcttcatcaccatcttccataTCCCTCGCATACTCCTCTACTTCACCCATAAACGGAGAGCCAAACCTTTCCCCCTGCCAATGGGAGCGAGACTGGAATGATGTTCTAAAAGTGGCTATGCAGGTCGGGATCCCAAAGGACTCAATCAGGCTCGTAGATCTGTCGAAGGAGTACTGGAGTAGGGTGTTTGAACCCGCAGTGGGAGTATGGGAGAGGGGTGGGACACCTAATCCAGATGTGGATTGTAACAG GGAGATCAAGTTTGGTGCTTTATTGGATGTCTTGCCAAAGAAAGACAGACATTTCCTTGCAACAGGTCATTATGGCCGTGTTGCCCACCCCCCACATCTGGGTGCTTCGAAGCTTTTACGAGCAACGGATCAATCCAAAGATCAAACCTATTACCTCTCTCAAATGACCGAACCGCAACTATCTCGC gcaattcttcctcttggaGGTTTATTAAAAACTGACGTAAGACGATTGGCAGAGCATTGGGGTTTACCGAacgcgaagaaggaagagtctATGGGCGTGTGTTTCATTGGAGAGCGAGGGAAGTTTGGAGATTTCATCT CGCAATACACATCCCCACCTGAACCAGGCTATCTCATTAGCCTTTCCGGCGAGCGTTTGGCAGAACACAAGGGACTCTGGTACTACACCATTGGTCAACGAGCGAGAGTTGCGAATCAGCTGAAACCCATGTTTGTTGCGAAGAAGGGCGTAGGGGAGAAGGGGACTGATATATTGGTCGTCCCGGGATC AGATCATCCGATGCTGCTCTGTAAGGGTGTTCATACTTCCGAGTTCCATTGGATACATCGCACATTCCCACGGGAACTACTTGATAAAGAACCTGAGAAAGTGGGGATACAAGTTAGACACAGAATGAATCCTGTTGGGGGTCGAATTGTCGTGGCTGATGACACTAAGAA TGTGACTATAGAATTTAATGAGTCAATCGCTGGTGTGAGCCCTGGACAGGTCGTAGCCGTCTGGTATGATGGGTGGTGTCTTGGAAGTGGGGTCATCAACGGTACAACATGTGTAGGAGAAATGTGA
- a CDS encoding phosphomevalonate kinase, which translates to MTTRRTTVVSSPGKVLIAGGYLVLDTNYSGLVIGTSSRFYSCVSSRLTSAFSTLNTSNTDPVADTNTFQGKGIGDEAIISVRAGQFPSKASTWVYSISKPSASATFAAGEDGGKESLYLNFKQTNEEQAGKNKFIFITLCKVLEYAYETILAKLGDEETALDELIKRIKGNGDGLEVVVFADNDFYSQREQLTALSLPSRISSLPHLPPFTPLPRPIPATSKTGLGSSAALVTSLVGSLLSHLHITHASPEGDISEDDKAAVHAVAQLAHCQAQGKVGSGFDVSSAVYGSHLYTRFSPSILTPLMSLAPFSRPQSSSSTASTSLLDALHPNKWDNKAIPFRLPKHLRLLLADVSCGTDTPSFVSSVLKWRNNDREKADEVWGKLDNANRALGNVLGDMVDAECESDYEKTMMAAAQLTSDELLNLPATPTPSRTLHLLHRLALSLSSIRSLLREMSDLSGVPIEPREQTRLLDACGQVKGVVGGGVPGAGGYDALYLLTIDHPTPLAGVDQLWADWTEMDVCPLSAKQSDGGIRQEEVAEVKGLKDALDRASADE; encoded by the exons ATGACAACAAGGAGGACGACAGTGGTATCCTCCCCCGGCAAAGTCCTCATAGCGGGAGGATATCTTGTCCTCGATACAAACTACTCTGGTCTAGTCATCGGCACTTCTAGTAGATTCTACTCTTGCGTCTCAAGCCGCTTAACCTCTGCCTTCAGCACACTTAACACATCCAACACCGATCCGGTCGCCGACACCAATACTTTCCAAGGTAAAGGTATAGGTGACGAAGCCATCATCTCGGTACGCGCCGGTCAATTCCCTTCCAAAGCTTCGACATGGGTCTACTCCATCTCAAAGCCTTCTGCCTCTGCAACTTTTGCTGCgggtgaagatggtggaaaggagagtCTGTATCTCAACTTTAAACAAACCAACGAAGAGCAGGCGGGAAAGAACAAGTTTATCTTCATCACGCTCTGCAAAGTGCTCGAGTATGCTTACGAAACTATCTTGGCCAAACttggggatgaggaaacAGCATTGGATGAGTTGATAAAGCGGATAAAGGGTAACGGGGATGGTCTGGAAGTGGTTGTCTTTGCAGACAATGACTTTTACTCTCAACGCGAGCAG CTCACAGCActttccctcccatcccggatatcatcccttccccatctcccGCCATTCACCCCGCTTCCCCGCCCAATTCCTGCAACCAGCAAAACCGGCCTCGGCTCCTCTGCCGCGCTAGTCACTTCTCTCGTCGGATCTTTActttcccatcttcataTCACCCATGCCTCTCCAGAGGGCGATATCTCTGAAGACGACAAAGCTGCCGTTCACGCTGTTGCTCAGTTGGCGCATTGCCAAGCTCAGGGGAAAGTTGGATCAGGCTTCGACGTCTCCTCCGCCGTCTATGGCTCTCACTTGTACACCCGtttctccccttccatccttaCGCCTCTCATGTCCCTCGCCCCATTCTCCCGTCCTCAGTCCTCTAGCTCTACCGCTTCtacatctcttctcgatGCCCTCCATCCGAACAAATGGGATAACAAAGCAATCCCCTTCCGACTGCCCAAACACTTGCGTCTCTTACTCGCCGACGTTTCATGCGGTACCGATACTCCCTCCTTTGTCTCCTCCGTCCTCAAGTGGAGAAATAACGACAGGGAAAAGGCCGATGAAGTCTGGGGGAAGCTGGATAATGCAAACAGGGCGCTGGGAAACGTGTTGGGGGATATGGTTGACGCTGAATGCGAGAGTGATTATGAAAAAACGATGATGGCTGCCGCACAGCTTACATCTGACGAG CTTTTGAATCTCCCTGCAACCCCTACCCCTTCACGCAcacttcatctcctccatcgcctcgccctctccctctcatccatccGCTCTCTTCTGCGTGAAATGTCTGATCTCTCGGGCGTACCTATCGAGCCTAGAGAACAAACTAGATTGTTAGATGCATGTGGGCAAGTCAAGGGCGTTGTAGGTGGTGGAGTTCCAGGAG CGGGTGGTTACGATGCTCTTTACCTCCTTACGATCGATCACCCAACACCTCTAGCTGGTGTCGATCAACTTTGGGCCGATTGGACCGAGATGGATGTCTGCCCCCTGTCCGCAAAGCAGAGTGATGGTGGGATAaggcaggaagaggtcgCGGAAGTGAAGGGTTTAAAGGACGCTTTGGACAGAGCGAGTGCGGACGAATAG
- a CDS encoding glycoprotein has protein sequence MLSLSLLPALLALTPLAHAQVTASFPNGPTNPDTPEFYPIGSYVNQTSDSRLISLNGVDDFCLWGPLNVTGGQENLIGNIEPEVVAYCTKPRNGARLIPDGVISAAHFVKTPLYVQIWGFWDATRIGIPDGDAGGELDPHGAENLGNPIGGNATSDVEGKDVFYEEWMSFISYDQFCLRICTAENENATAALQCEHELDIMGCAFVMAIEDFYNTNNSFTSCEGEAAAPPGLYPQANGTYSTFRQRYTGTWSNAETTGLFTVGQTVTPSSVAFYPKTSNCFTYSTISNGIDTVSWAVTATPSTLSGGSTVAVSSVGSTSQPPPTNIPTSSSSSSSSSSVTSTSSSAGDSASTGAAVAESSGSSSAATKAANVHGQGIVMIGAVAISMLFGAAVLL, from the exons AtgctctccctctccctcctccccgcccTCCTGGCCCTCACTCCCCTCGCGCACGCCCAGGTCACAGCCAGCTTCCCCAACGGGCCCACCAACCCCGACACTCCCGAGTTCTACCCCATCGGCTCGTATGTCAACCAGACATCCGACTCACgcctcatctctctcaacGGCGTCGACGACTTTTGTCTCTGGGGACCCCTCAACGTCACTGGCGGCCAAGAGAATCTGATAGGTAATATCGAGCCAGAAGTCGTTGCGTACTGTACTAAGCCAAGGAATGGCGCGAGGCTCATCCCAGACGGCGTTATTTCTGCTGCTCAC TTTGTCAAGACCCCGCTGTACGTCCAGATCTGGGGCT TCTGGGACGCGACCAGGATCGGTATT CCAGACGGCGACGCCGGCGGTGAACTGGACCCCCATGGCGCTGAAAACCTCGGAAACCCAATTGGCGGAAACGCCACGTCCGACGTCGAGGGAAAGGATGTGTTTTacgaggaatggatgagTTTT ATCTCGTACGACCAATTCTGCCTGCGTATCTGTACAGCCGAAAATGAAAACGCCACTGCGGCATTGCAGTGCGAACATGAACTTGACATCATGGGTTGCGCGTTTGTCATGGCTATCGA GGACTTTTACAACACCAACAACTCTTTCACATCCTGCGAAGGCGAAGCCGCCGCCCCTCCTGGTCTCTACCCCCAAGCCAACGGAACGTACTCTACTTTCCGACAGCGATACACCGGTACTTGGTCCAACGCTGAAACGACCGGCTTGTTTACTGTAGGGCAAACTGTTACGCCTAGTAGTGTTGCTTT CTACCCAAAGACGTCCAACTGTTTCACCTACTCTACCATTTCCA ACGGCATCGATACGGTCAGCTGGGCAGTAACAGCCACCCCTTCTACCCTCTCCGGTGGCTCCACCGTTGCCGTCTCCTCTGTCGGCAGCACCTCTCAACCCCCTCCTACCAACATCCctacctcttcatcctcttcttcttcttcttcttctgtgaCCTCCACCAGCAGCTCTGCCGGCGACAGCGCATCGACCGGCGCAGCAGTCGCCGAATCGTCcggctcttcttccgctgcAACGAAAGCAGCCAACGTCCACGGACAAGGAATCGTTATGATCGGTGCTGTAGCCATCTCCATGCTCTTTGGCGCCGCCGTCTTGCTTTAA
- a CDS encoding peptide alpha-N-acetyltransferase, with protein MSAEKKDGKQGKSGSGWFGKTFWAEAVLAYTIHKTALLPFRAGLTVAWTPKFVGWLAKRGWVGKGGLTRAASHGREKVRGASDRMKVKVKRQ; from the exons atgtctgctgagaagaaagacggaaagcaaggaaagagtGGGAGTGGATGGTTTGGAAAGACGTTTTGGGCAGAAGCAGTGTTGGCGTACACGATACATAAGACAGCGTTGTTACCTTTTAGAGCAGGGTTGACCGTGGCGTGGACACCAAAGTTTGTGGGGTGGTTGGCCAAGAGGGGATGGGTTGGTAAA GGCGGCTTGACGCGCGCAGCATCGCATGGGAGGGAAAAAGTCAGGGGCGCTTCAGATAGGATGAAAGTCAAGGTTAAGAGACAGTGA